The Acidobacteriaceae bacterium nucleotide sequence TCACTTCGCGCTCTTCCAGCGCAGCCCACAACGGCTTGTTGCCCATAATGACCGTATCGAGCACGCGATACGCGTCAAACTCGTACTGGTTCTGTTTGAGCACGCCAAACTTCTTCGGCCGCACGACATTGCCCTTCTGGGCGTCGAGCTCGCCGGTCAGCACCTTCATAAAGGTGGATTTACCGGCACCATTCGGGCCGGTCAGGCCATAGCGGCGACCATCGGTAAAGGTAACGGAGACGTCCTCGAAGAGTAGCTTCGAGCCGTAGCGCATGGTGACATTCGAGACAGAAATCATAGTCGCTTCCCATTTTACCTGTCCCCGCCCAACATCCGCTCCCGAGGCTCAACTCAGGCCTCCCGCGCCCCTTTATAGAGCATTTGCATCCCAAGCAAAGTGAGGGACCTGCTTGTCGCCGGTCGGCTACCGCTGCGCCACTGAATCCCAGGCGCGCAGCCCACGGGCAACCGACAAAAACCGTCGCCTAAGCCCGCACCCGCAGCGAAAGCGGCAGCCACAAAGCAAACGTCGACCCTCGACGTTTGCCGCTCATACGGCTACGCGCTTCGATAGACCCACCATGCTGCGCCGCGATCTGTCGCGAGACCCAGAGCCCCAACCCCGTACCTTGAATATCCTTCGTCGTAAAAAACGCCTCGAACGCGTGCGCCAGCGTCTCCGCAGACATCCCGCAGCCGCCGTCGGCAACCGTAATCCGCACACCCTCTTCGCCGGTCGACCAGCGCGTGGCCTTCGCTGCCCGCACCGTCAGCGTCCCACTCGCCCGCATCGCATCCACCGCGTTACCCACCAGGCTGTTCAGCAGCTGTCGAATCTCCCCCTCATAGCAGGTGAGTTGCAGCCCCGCGGACAACCGCTGGTCTACGCAAATATCGAAGTTCTTGAAGCGCGCCTCAAATAGAGTCATGGCGTCCTCAACAAGCTTCACCACCGCAATCCTGGTCGGCTTTGTAGACTGCCGGTGGAAGCGAAGCGTATGCGTCGCCACCGTAGCCACCCGCGACAACTCCGTGTCGGCAGTCTCCAGGTACGCCCGCGTCTCAGGCTTCAGCGACTCATCCAGTCGCGCGAGGTAAAGCAGGTTCGTCACCGCAGCCAACGGGTTATTGATCTCATGCGAAAGCGACGAGGCCAACCGCCCTACCGCAGCCAGCTTTTCAGCCGTCTGTACGGCAAGCGCCGCCTTCTCGTTTTCAATCAGCTTCAGCCGCAACTCCATCTGCGACATCACCTGCCGCGCCAGCGCTTCCAGAGCATGTAACTGCTTCTGCTCCAGCGTCCTGGGCTTCGAATCGAACACACAAACCGTGCCAAGGATATGACCGTTCGGCGCAACCAGCGGCGCTCCGGCGTAGAACCGGATCTGCGGACCGCCCGTCACAAAAGGATTCGCACAAAACCGTGGATCAAGCAGCGTGTCTTCGATCACCATCGGTGTCGACTGCAACACAGCACACGCGCAGAACCCATCGTCCCGCCCGGTTTCATTTGTTCCAAAGCCGACTTCCGACTTGAACCACTGCCGGTCGCGATCGACCAGCGTAATCGTGGAGTAAGGCGCCGCGCAGATATAAGCAGCTATTTCAGTGATATCATCAAACGCCTGTTCCGGCGGAGTGTCGAGGATCGCATACCGATTCAGCGTCGCCACTCGCTCAGCATCATGCTGAGGAACTGGAGCTGAAAATCGTGTGTAAGCGTCCATAGAGTTCCTTTATTGGAACATGCAAAACATTCCAAAGGGAACCCTCAATCTTCGTCCCTGCAACCGGTCGGTTGCCAGAGAATTCATCACACTACATCGCGTCGCTTCGCCTTTCAACATGGCGAACGTCGCCCCAAGGCCTTTCCCTCAGCCACAGCAAGGGAAAGGCCTTAGTTCATACAACCATCGACATCGTTATCGGCAGCATCGCCAAGCAGGTACTGACCAACGACAAGGGCCACAGGCAGAAGGAACATTACGAGATTCATGGAGTCGTCTCCTTTTCTTTCAGGTTGAGAGAGCGTGTGCTCTTGTTGATACTGACGCGGCGGATCGAAAAATATTGCGGTCCGCCGCGCAAAATATCTGTTGAAACTTCTTAGCGAGTTAGCGAGCGCCGCCTGCAGCTTGCAGCAGCGATCCGTTCACCCAGCGCGCATCTTCCGACACCACGAACGCCACCGCATCAGCGATATCGTCCGGACGTCCCGCGCGCTTCAGCGGTGTCTGAGAAACAGCCCAATCCTCAAACTGACCGCCAGCGAAGCCCGCAGCATGAGAACCTTCGGTCACCACAAAGCCCGGATTCACTGCGTTCACGCGAATCTTACGATCGCCCAACTCTTTCGCCAGCACGCGAGTAATAGCGTCCACAGCACCCTTTGTCGCCGTGTACACCGACGAGCCCGGAGGCGTGATCTCACTCACCAACGAACCGATGTTCACAATGCTGCCACCTTCAGCCGGGAAGTACTTCAATGCGGCCTTCGTCGTCAGCAACAGGCCCTTCACGTTCGTATCGAAGATCCAGTCAATGTGCTCTTCGGTCACGTCCGTGATCGGCTTCATCTCGTAGACACCAGCGTTGTTCACCAACACATCTACCTTGCCGAAAGCTTTCGTCGCTGCTGCAAAGATCGCATCAATGTCGGCCTGCTTGGTCACCGATCCACCAGCGACGACAGCCTTGCCGCCTGCTGCTTCAATCTCTGCAACCACCTTCTCCGCGCCTGCCTTATCCGACGCGTAGTTCACAACGACGCTTGCGCCTTCCGCGCCCAGCTTCTTCGCAATCGCTGCGCCAATGCCCTTTGACGCGCCCGTAACCACCGCTACCTTACCCGTAAGCTTTGCCATGACTTTCTCCATTTCACTTTCGTCGAATATTTCGACGTACATCGAAATGGATGGGTCAGCAGACTCTGGGGATTCAGAAATAATTCGACAACCATCAAACAATTGTCAAAGGGGATAAAACCTGAGTAGCGGCAGTGTCACGAATGCAAATGAGCCTGCATCACGAATCCCACGCTTCAAAAAGTTTGCTTCTCGTTACAGAGTCTTGCTTCCAGTTACAGGCTTGAGAGCTCTGCCAGGTACGCGTCCCACACATCGCGACGCAGTGTGAGCTTCGCCGTGCGGCCTTCGCGGGCCACATCCACCAGCCCCGACTCCTGCAGCTCTTTCAGGTGGTGCGAAATCGTCGCCGGGGAAAGGCACTCATGCGCCTTCAGCATCGAGCACGGCGTATAACCGCTCTCGCACTTATTCTTCGCCACCTGCTCCAGAATGCCAAAGCGCTTCGGGTCAGAAAGAACGCGAGCAATCTGCTCGAACTGTTCCTGCGAAAGCCGGGTTTTCTGCGCCGTAGGCATAACGTACCTCTATCCTAGATGACCGCAGCGATTCAAACGATTCATTCGCGCCAGATCGCCCTCTTTACGGGCTAACCGTGCCTACCGCAATGCCTACCGAAACCGCGCCGGTATAGCCCGCGCTCGTCGACCCCGTCAGAGCTGGAATCAGCGGTGTCGTCTCACTTTTGTAGATAGAATCACCGCTGTCCTTCGTGTCATAACCCGTGGTCGAGTACGCCGAGTTTGCCGCATAAACCGCCGCGCTCGTCGCGTCAGTAAAGAAGATCTGCGTCGTTGCTTCTGTCGTCGGCGTCACACTGGCTCCCGCCACAGTCGTCGACGCAATATTCCTCACCTTGATGTGAATATGCGGACAGCGTCCCGAGTACGCACCCGGATACACCGTTGTAAACGTTACCTGCCCGTTCGAATCCGTGTACTGGTAGCCGCGCAGAAAATTCTGCCCCCGATGGTCAAGCCCGTTATCGTTCGTCGAGTTCAGGATGTCCGAGTAAGCCCCCGCCCCATTGCAATGCCAAATATCAACGCGATACCCCGAAAGAACGCTGTTGCATGAGACGTTGTTGATCGTGATCGTCAGCGTCAACGCTACGCCTGACATCGTTCCAGCCGAGCCCTCGGAGTCCGTACGAATGTCCGTACGCAATGGGATCAGTGAGTCCAACCCATAAGCGGCGCCGTCTTTGGCGTCGAGTGTGTCGTTGACCCCATCGACAAAGTAAGGCCCGCGCGTCACGTTCGTTCCCACCACACACGCACTCGTGCCAGAAGAAGACGTCGACGTACCGCTTGAATTTACCGTGCCATCCGAACCGCAACCTACCGCAGCCACCGCTCCCAGCGAGGCCAGCGTCCACAAAACATCTCGCCGCGAATAACGAGGAAGGTCGAACGACTCAGCGAGTTCCGCTTCGGTTTGCGATGGGCGATGTGGACGAAGTATGTACATGGCACACACTCTGACGCACACGTTTCCCCTAGTGTTTACGAGGCTTCGAGAAGAATTACCGTCGGCTCACGAGACACCGCTCGACTAAGAACTACCGATCAGCACGCCTGCGGCGAACACCAACCCGCCGCCCAGCACCACCTGCACCAGCGACATCGCGAAGCTCGACTTGAAGAACCGATAGCGCACCCATGCGATCACCAGCAGTTCAATACCCACGACAAAATACGCCAGGATCAGCGCCCGGTGAACGTTCGGCAGCAGGAACGGCAGCGTGTGCAGAA carries:
- a CDS encoding winged helix-turn-helix domain-containing protein, with amino-acid sequence MPTAQKTRLSQEQFEQIARVLSDPKRFGILEQVAKNKCESGYTPCSMLKAHECLSPATISHHLKELQESGLVDVAREGRTAKLTLRRDVWDAYLAELSSL
- a CDS encoding GAF domain-containing sensor histidine kinase, whose translation is MDAYTRFSAPVPQHDAERVATLNRYAILDTPPEQAFDDITEIAAYICAAPYSTITLVDRDRQWFKSEVGFGTNETGRDDGFCACAVLQSTPMVIEDTLLDPRFCANPFVTGGPQIRFYAGAPLVAPNGHILGTVCVFDSKPRTLEQKQLHALEALARQVMSQMELRLKLIENEKAALAVQTAEKLAAVGRLASSLSHEINNPLAAVTNLLYLARLDESLKPETRAYLETADTELSRVATVATHTLRFHRQSTKPTRIAVVKLVEDAMTLFEARFKNFDICVDQRLSAGLQLTCYEGEIRQLLNSLVGNAVDAMRASGTLTVRAAKATRWSTGEEGVRITVADGGCGMSAETLAHAFEAFFTTKDIQGTGLGLWVSRQIAAQHGGSIEARSRMSGKRRGSTFALWLPLSLRVRA
- a CDS encoding glucose 1-dehydrogenase codes for the protein MAKLTGKVAVVTGASKGIGAAIAKKLGAEGASVVVNYASDKAGAEKVVAEIEAAGGKAVVAGGSVTKQADIDAIFAAATKAFGKVDVLVNNAGVYEMKPITDVTEEHIDWIFDTNVKGLLLTTKAALKYFPAEGGSIVNIGSLVSEITPPGSSVYTATKGAVDAITRVLAKELGDRKIRVNAVNPGFVVTEGSHAAGFAGGQFEDWAVSQTPLKRAGRPDDIADAVAFVVSEDARWVNGSLLQAAGGAR